In Chitinivibrionales bacterium, the genomic window ATTCCCGGGTGTCCTTGTTTATCGCCTCCCGGTCGTATTTTGCAATGATCTTCTGCTTGATGTTCTCTGCGGGCTCGTTCATCACGCGCTCCTTGTCAAAAGCAACAAGTCTACGGTTTCGCCTTGCCTTTTTCCTTCATCTCAATCACCAGGCCCTGCGCCACCGCAAACACCGCAATGCACCCCATGATGCCGAACAGCTTGAAGTTCACCCAGGTGTCGGTTGAAAAATTATAGGCCACGAACAGGTTGACGCATCCGATCAGGGCAAAAAAAACACCCCAACTCATATTCAACGCGGCCCAAGATTTGTCCGGCAGGCTCATCTGTTTTCCGAGAAGGCCTTTCATGGCGTTTTTCCGGAAAAACATCTGGCCGCCAAGAAGCACGGCGCCCATGAGCCAATACAGAATGGTGGGCTTCCATTTGATATACGTTTCGTTGTGCAGCAGAATGGTGGCGCCGCCGAACACCGCGATGATAGCAAGACTGGCCCACATCATGGGCTCGACTTTTTTTCGCCTGACAAGCATCCAGCCGATCTGGAGCGCGCTTGCCGCGATCGCCACACCCGTGGCGACGAAGATCCCCTTCAGTTTGAAGGCGGCAAAGAACAGGATGACGGGAAGGAGGTCGAAGAGAAGTTTCATAAAGAAAAAGGCTTTCTAATGAAAAAACTGTTCGGCAATCAATAGGGGAAAATAACTGTTCCGTAAAGTAACAGCGTAACAAAGAGACATGAAAACCAAGTTGTAATCAACCGGTCCATAGATGATCCTATTCAATTCAGAAGCGCAGAATTTCCTTGCA contains:
- a CDS encoding septation protein A, with the protein product MKLLFDLLPVILFFAAFKLKGIFVATGVAIAASALQIGWMLVRRKKVEPMMWASLAIIAVFGGATILLHNETYIKWKPTILYWLMGAVLLGGQMFFRKNAMKGLLGKQMSLPDKSWAALNMSWGVFFALIGCVNLFVAYNFSTDTWVNFKLFGIMGCIAVFAVAQGLVIEMKEKGKAKP